Genomic window (Sphingosinicella microcystinivorans):
TTATGGGTGGTGACACGCCTCGAAGAGGAGACCCGGATCGGCAAAGGCGGGACCCTGGCGGCGCAGCTGTCGCGGCTCGACCTGATCGTGCTCGACGAGCTCGGTTATCTGCCGTTCGCCCGCTCGGGAGGGCAGTTGCTGTTCCACCTCATCAGCAAGCTTTATGAGCGGACCAGCGTCATCATCACCACGAACCTCGCCTTCGGCGAATGGCCGACCGTGTTCGGCGATCCCAAGATGACCACGGCGCTGCTCGACCGCGTCACCCACCACTGCGATATCGTCGAGACGGGCAACGACAGCTGGCGCTTCAAAAACCGCAGCTGACAGCCACCTTCGGCGCCTTCAAAAATCTATCTTGCGCTGCGCGCGCCTCCGGTCGGGCTACGCCCGCCCTCCGCCGCACGCAGCGCAAGGCCATCTTCAACAAACCAGCATCATATTATCCGAAAAGGGGGTCCCTCTTCGACGCCGATCGGGGGTCCCTTTTGAACGCCGTTTGACAAAGGAGCTACGGCGGCGGCGTTGACGGGCGCGCGCTATGACCGCTGCGGTACGCCAAAGGGCACCTTCGGAGCGCTGGAGGGACGGCCCCGGAAAGCTCGCTACCATCGTCGTGTGGGAGGACGGGGCCGCGCGGCAACGCCGATGCAAATGGGGGCTGGCACCGAGGGAGTCCTACGGCGACCCCATCAGCCTCCTGCGCTCCGAAGCGCGCACCATCGTGAACCCCTGCCTCATCATCGCGTCTGACTTCGAGGTGGAAGCGGGTATGGGCTCCCGCCGCAAGCGCTACTCCGTCCGGCTGGTGACGGATGAGCCGTTCTTTTGCTTCGCGGGAATGTGGCGCCCGGCGACGGACGATTGGCCCGAGGCGTTCGCCGCGCTGACGACCGAGGCGGGGCCTGATGTGGCGCCTTATAAGGACCGACAGCTCGCCGTGGTGCGCCCGGAGGATTGGGAGGACTGGTTGAGGCAGCGGAGGGGCGTTGAGGACCTTCTCAGGCCGTTCCCGAAGGGGAGCTTCGAAATCACCGATCCGGCGAAGTGAAACTCGAAATTTAATCTCACTGTCGGGAAACTTGACAAAGTTTATTGAAAACCGTTCGCAGATGTTGTTTTTTAAAACGATTTTCGCTTGGCACGCTCCTTGCTTTGTTACGCGTGTGTACCGGGTCAGCATTTGTTTGGGCTCGGATCAGGAGACGAACATGAACAAGTATCTTTTGACCGCAGCAGCCCTTGGCACTGTCGCAGCGTTCAGCGCTCCGGCTCAAGCTGCGCTCATTACCTGCCCGGTCGCGCACATCGCGGACGGCACGTCGAAGGTTTTCAACGGCAGCGACAGCGCCGTGTCGGCCTGCCAGTACGATGATGCAACGGGCAACAGCACGGTCGCCAACCTCACCAACATCAACACGTCAGCCTTCTATGGCTTCAGCGACTGGGCGGACAACGGCCAGACGCAGATCAACCTCGCCGAAGGCGCGGGCGGTGCGG
Coding sequences:
- a CDS encoding SOS response-associated peptidase family protein translates to MTAAVRQRAPSERWRDGPGKLATIVVWEDGAARQRRCKWGLAPRESYGDPISLLRSEARTIVNPCLIIASDFEVEAGMGSRRKRYSVRLVTDEPFFCFAGMWRPATDDWPEAFAALTTEAGPDVAPYKDRQLAVVRPEDWEDWLRQRRGVEDLLRPFPKGSFEITDPAK